CCCAAGCTAGGGCCGGGATCGGGCGCATCGTGCACAGGTATCGGCAGCTCGCGCAGCAGAGGCTGAGAAGGGGCGACTGGAGAGGGGCGAGGCGATTCGCATCCCGAGGTTTGAAGATATGGCCCCGTGACGCAAAACTGCGGTCCATCAAACGGAGAGCCGCCAGGGCTCGGGTCGCCAACCGGGAGCGCAACGCCCCCGAAACTCCCGAAGTCCCCGAGCCCCTGAAGCGCATCGCTGAGTGGTTGCGATCCTGGAGAAGAAACGCTACGAGCTCCGCAGCGTAGAAGTTCGCGTTCAAGCCTCTCAGGAAGCCGAGCCGCCGCACACGTTCCGCAAAATCCATTTGATTTACGAGGTCGCTGCAGAAGGTCTCAAGCAGAAAGACGCGGAACAGGCGGCGAGTCTTTCTCTGGAGAAATATTGCTCGGTGGCGGCGACCGTGAGCAGCGAAGCTGAAATCACATACGAAGTTGTCGTGAAGTAGCGAAACACAGGACTACCCGGACGTTTTTTTGATTCGAAGAAGAGAACGGTCAATTCTGGAGGTTGAGCATGGAAGGGTTACGAACCGTCGCGTCGTGCTGATCGGCTTGAAGGACGCCGAGACGTTGGGACTGAACTGCGCCGCCTGCGGCGAGGAGATATGTCTGCTGCCGAACACTACGGACGGCGAATTCCAGGGGCCGCAGTGTGCGCTGCGTATTCTCGACATGGGCATCGCCCTTGGTTCGGCGGTCAAGATGGCGGGCTTGATGAACGTCGATAACCGCATCATGTACCGCGTCGGTGTGGTGGCGCGCAAGATCGGAATGATCGATGCCGATTTCGTGATGGGCATCCCGCTCTCGGCGACCGGTAAAAATCCCTATTACGATCGCACCCCGAAACCGAGCTGATCTCGGCGCTTCAACTTTTGCTCGCCGCCAAAGGCTCTCCGGCCATGGCCTCCAGGACGCCGATCACCGCCGAATTGTCCAACTCGCGCATCCCCAATTGAAGCATGGACTCGTAGAGCTGCATGATCCCGGACGTGGCCGGCAGGGGCATGCCGTAGGTTCGAGCCGTGTCCAACACGATTCCCAGGTCCTTGTGCTGCATGTAGGCCTTGAAGCCCGGACGGCGTTCGCCGGCAAACAGGCGTTGAGGTTTGTTGTCCAACGTCCAGCATCCCGCAGCCCCGCCGCGGATCGCCTCCACGACCCGCTGCGGATCCACTCCTGTCTTCTGCGCCAGAAGCAGCAGTTCCCCCATGGCGACCATCTGCGCCGCGACCATGATTTGATTGCAGGCCTTGGCCACCTGCCCTGCGCCGCTATCCCCGACGTACGTTATGGTTTTCCCGATGGCCTTCAAAATCGGCACGACGGTTTCGAACGATTCCCGTTTTCCACCGACCATGATGGCCAACGTGCCGGCCTTGGCGCCGACGTCGCCGCCGGACACCGGTGCGTCCAGGGCATCCACTCCGGCCGCCGCGAAACGCTGGGCGATGTTCCGCGCCGTTTCCGGTTTGATCGTGCTGTTGTCGATGAAGATCATGCCCTCGTGGGCACCCTCGAGAATTCCCTCCGGACCCAGGGCCACCTGCTCGACGTCGGGGGAATCCGGCAGATTGGTGAAAACCACGTCGCTCGCCTGCGCCACTTCATGCGGAGACATCGCCGCCTGCGCTCCAGCCGCGGCCAACTCATCCACAGCGTCCCGGCTGCGGTTGTGCACCGTAAGCGGGTAACCCGCCTCGAGGATGTTACGTGCCATCGGTTTGCCCATCAATCCCAGCCCGATGTAACCGATCCGTTGCTGCATACCCACCTCCAGGATATCGTTCCCTTCAAACAGGATTGTACAGGAAACGTAAAGATGCAACTGGACGGGAGGCGTAGATCGACGATCCATGATTAACCACTCGAGACGCCATACGGCGTCTCGAATTGCATCATCAAGTAACAGCCAAGGACGTCGAACGATCCTGGCCGGTCCGTTTTACGAACGACGAACGATCTGGATACCTATTCCTCGGACTTTGATTCTTCCGCAGGTTCCTCGGTTTCCCCTTCTTCCTTCACACCGCGAAGTGAGGAGGAGGTCTTCTCCAGTTCGGTGTTGATCTTGTCGAGCGCGGATTTCAATCCCGTCCGAGCTTTATCACCGACTTCCCCGCTGCGAACGCGCGCCGCCAGATCGTCGACATCGTCGCGCAGCTTCTGCACCTGAGGTTTCTCACCGATATCCGTGGCGGCCTTCTCGATCGAATCACTCAATTGACGCAGGCCTTCCTTGATGTCCGTGCTGAGCTTCTTGCGCTGATCGCTTTCCCATGCGGCCTCGATCGTCTCTTTCAAGTTATCCCCGAGTCGGCGGAATTCCTGGACGATCTCATTGCTTTTCTTGTCTTCTGCTTTGCCTTCTTCTACTTTCTCTTCCTGTACTTCCTCTTCCATCTTTTCTTCCTTCTTCTTTGCCATTTCGACCTCCCCGAATGATGGTTGTCTTAATGCGTATTGCATCTATTCCACTATACGTAGAGTATAACCGAAGCGTTGCAGCCTGGAACACGATTTACAACGCAATCCACGCTAACTCTTCTTCATAATACGACTTTCGCATCGTGCCCATTTTCTCGACGGATCATGACCAGCAGGAACACGAGCGTTACCACAGCGGCGCCCAGGCCGATCATCAGCGCGCTGACGTACCGCGGGTCAGCCTGCGCGAGCACCGCAGCGCGGATGTCGACCGGTGTGGATGGGAACAATAAATACATGTTCTCTACGCGCCACATGCGCGCGTGCTGCAACAGGTCGTGCGCCGTGACGCCGAGGACGAGCAGCGATGCGATTCGAGTCCCCAGACCCCAACTGCGGGCATGCAGGAAACGTTCGAGGGCGATGCCGGCCAGCACCATCAGGAACACGACGGGCACGATGATGAAGCGCGAGGAAACGCGCTCTGCATCCGCCAGCGGGATGGGCAGCATCGCGATGGGCTGGAAGACTTTCCCCAGCGAGAGTACCGCCATCGCCAACATTGCGCCCATCAAACGCGGGTGATCGGCGGATTCGTCCGTCGAATCCCGCAGGGTCAGATAGATTCCAAAGACAATCAGGATCAGCAGGCCCAGCGTACCGGTGTACGTGTCGGCCTCCCACCAGCCGAAGGCCGAATACATGCCGTTCAGCGCCTGCTCCGGTGGTTTCAAGGTGACGAACGCCGAAAGCATGTCCGTCAGCGAGAAGAAACCCGAGATGAAACTGCGCCCCTCCCCGCCGAACTCCAGCGCCGCGGGAAGAATGCGCGGCAGACTCACCAGCACGCTGAAAAAGATCGCCTTCAGAACCGGCGCCAGATAGCGGCGCGAGGTGAGACCCAACAATAATAAAAACAGCAGGATCCAGTTGACGAAGTGGAAACCTCCGTTCAGGTTGACGCCCAACACCAGCAGCGCCATGAGCGTGACCCACTTCCAGCCTGCTTTCCCTTCGATCAACGTGTAGACCAGCAGCACGAAGTACGGCAGCAGAAAGTAGCTGACCCACATCGAATGGCCGACCGCGACCTGGGCGATGGGATGGCCGTTCAAGCTGAAAAGCAAGAAAACGAACGAGAAGGTAACGGCGGACCAATTGAACTTCCGCCGCAGCAGCAGTAATCCGATGAAGCCGAGCGTGTACAAGAACAGGCTATTGACGAGCACGAACATGCCCGGTTCCATAAATCGCAGCAGGACGATCTGCGGGGAGATGATCGTGTCCGGGATGGCCAGGAAGTTCGGGGTCGAAGCCAGGTCCGACCCGATGGTCAAGGGAAATTTCCCCGCAAGCAGAGCCTGGCGGATGAAGTAATAACGAGGCCCCTCCTGGGTCCAGTCGTGGATGTCGAAGGCGATCCTGCCCCAGTTCAAGAAAAATCCCCAGACTGCGGCGCCAAACAAGTAGAGTCCCGCGTACCAGATGCGGCTAACCCAGCGAGTCGTGCGATCGTGGTCGGTGATGAACAGCGCGACAACGAGGCGCTCGAAAAAAACTCTCGGTCCATCGATCCATTTTCGAATGCCCTTGGACATAATGCGGCCACCTCCCTCCGGCTTTTATGGTTTCAACTACGGTTTAAGAATCTTCGCTTTCAGAGATGCTTCCGGGCGATCTACGCGGCACCCCTGCGCGTACTCACACACCCGCTTCTGTGAGGATGCGTTCCAACAAGCGCACGGTCAGGGGATGATAGCAGTCTCGATAGCGTTCCACGATCGGCCGGACGAGATCGCGCGACCACGCCGTTTCCGCCATCGCCTGCACGATGGGCCGCAAGAATATACCTCGGCCGACATGCTCGATGTAGGCTTCGATTCGGGGCAGAATTTCCTCGTCCCCGCTGCGAACCGCCAGAGCGAGATATTGACTGAGTAACGCATAGTCCCTGCCGGCCGAGAGATCGAAGATCTTTTCGAAATGACGGCTATGCTCCAGGGGAAGCGTCCCCATCACTCGGCGCAGGAACAAATTGACCTGATCCGGATTCCAATTGCGTACTTCATCGCCGGTTGGAAGTTTTCCCTTGCGATAGGCCGCCACGCACGCATCGACCTCATCGATCAATTTCGACTTCGTCTGCGGTGCGTCGTCGGGAAAACCGGGTTTGTATATCCATTTCTTTACGTCCACCGCTTTGACGGCTTCGGGAAGCTGCTGTTTTAAAAACGACAGGAACGCCTCGGTCGAGAGAGATTGGAATTTGAAGCTTTCGATGTACTTGCTGATGAAAGCATCGAAACGTTCCCGTCCGACGGCGTTCTCTAACTTCTCGAGGAACGCCTGGCCTTTGTAGTAGGGGACGGTAGAAAACACATCGTCCGGATCGACGCCGGACATGTCGTAGTTCAATTTGGTGTTCTCCGATTCCATGCCGAAGCGCTGCATGGCGGCGAACATCGACCCGCGCCCCAACTCGATCTTCATCTGCGCATAGTCCCGGCCCTGCAGGACTTCGTCGATCCTCATCTGCACGTAGGTCGTCCAACCCTCGTTCAGCCAAAAATCTTCCCAGGTCGCATTCGTGATCAGATTGCCCGTCCATGAATGCGCCATCTCGTGAGTCACCAGGTGGGTATACGAGCGATTGCCCACGATGACGGTCGGCGTTAGGAACGTCAGACGCGGGTTTTCCATGCCGCCGTATGGAAATGAAGGCGGCATGACGAGAAGATCATAACGCTCCCATTCGTAAGGCCCGAGCATTTTTTCCGCTTCGATCAATTTATCCTCGGTCTCCGCGAATTCCCAGGCTGCATCCTCGACGATCTCTTCTTCAGCGTATATACGGCAGCGCGGCCCCAACTCCCGCGAGCTGAGTTTCCCCACAGCAAGCGCAAACAGATACGAAGGGATGGGCTGGGGCATTTCGAAACGACAGCGGTTTAAATCTCCTTCGGTCTGGATCGTCTGCGGTGCGGCAGCCATCACGGCGATCATCGGGCGCGGCACCACGACTTCGGCGCTGTAGGTGAATCGGATGGAGGGAGAATCCTGGCAGGGGAAAATACTGCGCGCGTTGATCGCCTGGCATTGGCTGAAGAGGTAGGGATGTTCACCGCCTAAAGTCTGCTGCGGACTGAGCCATTGCAGCGCGTCCGCCTGCGGATCGGTTACGAAATCGATCACGAACGAACAGATCCCTTTGAGTCTTTTGAGGTGCAAACGCTGGCCGCGGATCGGATCCTGCTTATCCATCTCCCATTCGATGTCTTTCCCATCGGTGTGAATGCGTACGATCTGCACCTTGCGATTATCGAGGTACAGCGATCCCTTCAGCGATTT
The DNA window shown above is from Anaerolineales bacterium and carries:
- a CDS encoding NAD(P)-binding domain-containing protein produces the protein MQQRIGYIGLGLMGKPMARNILEAGYPLTVHNRSRDAVDELAAAGAQAAMSPHEVAQASDVVFTNLPDSPDVEQVALGPEGILEGAHEGMIFIDNSTIKPETARNIAQRFAAAGVDALDAPVSGGDVGAKAGTLAIMVGGKRESFETVVPILKAIGKTITYVGDSGAGQVAKACNQIMVAAQMVAMGELLLLAQKTGVDPQRVVEAIRGGAAGCWTLDNKPQRLFAGERRPGFKAYMQHKDLGIVLDTARTYGMPLPATSGIMQLYESMLQLGMRELDNSAVIGVLEAMAGEPLAASKS
- a CDS encoding OsmC family protein, translated to MVAILEKKRYELRSVEVRVQASQEAEPPHTFRKIHLIYEVAAEGLKQKDAEQAASLSLEKYCSVAATVSSEAEITYEVVVK
- a CDS encoding M1 family metallopeptidase translates to MAAHDPHSYVKPQQATIKHIDFKLNVDFPSKTIQGQAVYHLDKSLKGSLYLDNRKVQIVRIHTDGKDIEWEMDKQDPIRGQRLHLKRLKGICSFVIDFVTDPQADALQWLSPQQTLGGEHPYLFSQCQAINARSIFPCQDSPSIRFTYSAEVVVPRPMIAVMAAAPQTIQTEGDLNRCRFEMPQPIPSYLFALAVGKLSSRELGPRCRIYAEEEIVEDAAWEFAETEDKLIEAEKMLGPYEWERYDLLVMPPSFPYGGMENPRLTFLTPTVIVGNRSYTHLVTHEMAHSWTGNLITNATWEDFWLNEGWTTYVQMRIDEVLQGRDYAQMKIELGRGSMFAAMQRFGMESENTKLNYDMSGVDPDDVFSTVPYYKGQAFLEKLENAVGRERFDAFISKYIESFKFQSLSTEAFLSFLKQQLPEAVKAVDVKKWIYKPGFPDDAPQTKSKLIDEVDACVAAYRKGKLPTGDEVRNWNPDQVNLFLRRVMGTLPLEHSRHFEKIFDLSAGRDYALLSQYLALAVRSGDEEILPRIEAYIEHVGRGIFLRPIVQAMAETAWSRDLVRPIVERYRDCYHPLTVRLLERILTEAGV
- a CDS encoding DUF2148 domain-containing protein; translation: MLIGLKDAETLGLNCAACGEEICLLPNTTDGEFQGPQCALRILDMGIALGSAVKMAGLMNVDNRIMYRVGVVARKIGMIDADFVMGIPLSATGKNPYYDRTPKPS